In the Harmonia axyridis chromosome 3, icHarAxyr1.1, whole genome shotgun sequence genome, one interval contains:
- the LOC123677054 gene encoding ATP synthase lipid-binding protein, mitochondrial-like: MFACAKLISPVARSALISTSKAYVRPLSSAISQSQSLLVQSPVVQQNQQKQPSLLAAVRQFQTSPVSRDIDSAAKFIGAGAATVGVAGSGAGIGTVFGSLIIGYARNPSLKQQLFSYAILGFALSEAMGLFCLMMAFLLLFAF, translated from the exons ATGTTCGCCTGCGCCAAATTGATCAGCCCAGTCGCACGAAGTGCC ctcaTCTCCACCTCTAAGGCTTATGTTAGGCCATTGAGCTCTGCAATTAGTCAAAGTCAATCGTTATTAGTTCAGAGTCCAGTAGTACAACAGAACCAACAGAAACAGCCATCATTATTAGCTGCAGTTCGTCAATTCCAAACTTCCCCTGTGTCAAGGGATATTGATTCCGCAGCTAAATTTATTGGTGCAGGAGCTGCTACAGTAGGAGTAGCTGGTTCTG gtgCTGGTATTGGAACAGTATTCGGTTCCCTCATCATCGGTTATGCCAGGAATCCAAGTCTTAAACAACAGTTGTTCTCATATGCTATCTTAGGATTTGCCTTGTCCGAGGCTATGGGTCTTTTCTGTCTTATGATGGCGTTCTTGTTGTTGTTCGCCTTCTAA